Proteins encoded together in one Archangium lipolyticum window:
- a CDS encoding mersacidin/lichenicidin family type 2 lantibiotic, whose amino-acid sequence MKKDMVIRAWKDPRYRASLPAGQRAALPESPSGRPLTELGERELHETVGGLELPVTEPVFCCILTLNCSLNSCPQEF is encoded by the coding sequence ATGAAAAAGGACATGGTCATCCGTGCATGGAAGGATCCGCGGTACCGAGCGTCGCTGCCAGCCGGGCAACGGGCAGCCCTCCCCGAGTCGCCGTCCGGCAGGCCCCTGACAGAGCTCGGAGAGCGCGAGCTGCATGAAACCGTGGGAGGCCTGGAGTTGCCGGTGACTGAACCGGTCTTCTGCTGCATCCTGACGTTGAATTGCAGCTTGAACTCCTGCCCGCAGGAGTTCTGA